The proteins below are encoded in one region of Zootoca vivipara chromosome 10, rZooViv1.1, whole genome shotgun sequence:
- the LOC118082376 gene encoding uncharacterized protein LOC118082376: MAAHPSTSGKSKRVIKGASQKLRSPASQAAGRVEAFIASIAGDPQALAQLGSGLDALLQNPASHPAASTSAGLPLEAGREAATTAMPPDRQGPDPLSAPSTSAGVSLDPGQATVAASQPLSPMATILELPETTTSGPADSSDDDFVGPSGVLMPNASSTPMVVPAPPPVKRRSEGKQPRRTRRARQAKGRVSGQGQGGRTGASSNVVVSPVAPSQTLAVASRREGLSSASGEEALPVPARASSGGKRRHKSRSRRRAKRRKDDTSASTTSGLADVHIWMVGHSIVHWAGLRAGQTPLGPRLGLPSNIQVTWMGKRGMRWGELLPLLRRKALLLGCPSALVIQLGENDIPAVDPLSLRLAILRDLLEIRTWFPDTVVFWSQMLQRMQWRGDIPPLAGERARKRVNSAASKRVYEIGGSLIRHPEINVRAPLLYRDDGVHLSPDGYDIWLRDVSEGLKSWLGL, from the exons ATGGCGGCCCACCCATCCACTTCAGGGAAATCTAAGAGGGTCATTAAGGGCGCTTCGCAGAAGCTGCGTTCGCCAGCCTCGCAGGCAGCGGGTCGCGTGGAAGCATTCATCGCTAGCATTGCTGGTGACCCACAGGCCCTGGCCCAGCTTGGATCTGGGCTTGATGCCTTATTACAGAACCCGGCCTCTCATCCTGCCGCCTCGACCTCTGCTGGTTTACCTCTGGAAGCAGGGCGGGAGGCGGCGACTACGGCCATGCCTCCAGACCGGCAAGGCCCagaccctctttctgccccctctaCCTCTGCAGGTGTATCCCTGGACCCTGGGCAAGCTACGGTGGCGGCGTCGCAGCCTCTGTCCCCCATGGCGACCATTCTGGAACTGCCTGAGACCACCACGTCTGGGCCAGCTGACTCGTCGGATGACGACTTCGTGGGGCCTTCTGGTGTTCTGATGCCGAATGCCTCTTCCACTCCTATGGTGGTGCCGGCGCCCCCTCCCGTCAAACGACGAAGTGAGGGGAAGCAGCCTCGGCGCACCAGGAGGGCGAGGCAGGCTAAGGGCAGAGTAAGTGGGCAAGGGCAGGGGGGGCGGACGGGGGCCTCCTCTAATGTTGTTGTTTCgcccgttgctccatcccagacTCTTGCCGTCGCCTCGCGGCGCGAGGGGCTTTCGTCGGCATCCGGCGAGGAAGCCCTCCCAGTGCCGGCTAGAGCGTCGAGTGGCGGAAAACGTCGTCACAAAAGTCGTTCCAGGAGGCGGGCAAAGAGGCGCAAGGACGATACCTCGGCTTCGACCACCTCAG ggctcgcggacgtgcacatatggatggtgggacattccatagtccattgggcaggccttcgcgctggccaaacgccattgggtcctcgacttggccttccatccaaCATCCAAGTGACCTGGATGGGCAAGAGGGGCATGCGCTGGGGGGAGCTTCTCCCTTTGCTGCGGCGCAAAGCCCTCTTGCTCGGGTGCCCGTCCGCCCTGGTGATCCAGCTGGGAGAAAATGACATCCCCGCTGTGGACCCGTTATCTCTTCGCCTGGCTATCCTACGAGATTTGTTGGAGATAAGGACTTGGTTCCCTGATACCGTCGTTTtttggtcccaaatgttgcagaggatgcaatggcggggtgatattcctcctctggctggggaaagagcTAGGAAGAGGGTTAACAGCGCAGCATCCAAACGGGTGTACGAAATCGGGGGGAGTTTGATTCGTCATCCCGAAATTAATGTTAGAGCCCCGCTTTTATATCGGGATGATGGGGTTCACTTATCCCCTGATGGGTATGATATTTGGCTGCGTGATGTGTctgagggtttaaaaagttggttaggtctctga